In one window of Armatimonadota bacterium DNA:
- a CDS encoding MBOAT family protein — MLFNSPTFLWFLVIVYFIFRLLPQGRPRTIFLILASYVFYMSWNPPFVLLLLFSTVLDYNVGLGMARTESPRRRRALLLMSVVGNLGVLGFFKYANFFMANFQVLVRAVGVAFQPQPYNIVLPLGISFYTFQTMSYSLDVYRGAREPTRDWLNFALYVTFFPQLVAGPIVRSGQFLPQVERHQRFQWPAFSMGCNLILMGLIKKMLLADNLAVFINRVWADPAGASMSEAWFAHWGFIMQMYFDFSGYTDIARGLGYLFGYRLPLNFTLPLLATGIRDLWQRWHITLSSWARDYIYLPLGGSRRGAARADLNLFVTWSLIGLWHGASWTFVLFGMMNGVYLVLERRIFGRRRLTDLTGWRRVIAVLVTFELLSLSGIPFRAQGMADVFTMLRHMFVPGAAPATAAPWGVHMWGTFLVAVIGHGLAFSRRWDPTLRGYPPWVVPLLYGAAAAGIMLYGATGNEFVYFQF; from the coding sequence ATGCTCTTCAACTCCCCAACCTTCCTCTGGTTCTTGGTGATCGTCTACTTCATCTTTCGGCTCCTGCCGCAGGGGCGCCCGCGCACCATCTTCCTCATCCTCGCCAGCTACGTCTTCTACATGTCGTGGAACCCGCCGTTTGTACTGCTTCTCCTTTTTTCTACCGTGCTCGACTACAACGTCGGGCTGGGCATGGCGCGCACGGAGAGTCCTCGGCGGCGTAGAGCGCTGCTCCTGATGAGCGTGGTGGGCAACCTCGGCGTACTTGGCTTCTTCAAGTATGCCAACTTCTTCATGGCCAACTTCCAGGTGCTGGTGCGCGCAGTTGGCGTCGCCTTCCAGCCACAACCGTATAACATCGTATTGCCGCTCGGCATCTCGTTCTACACCTTCCAGACCATGAGCTACAGCCTCGACGTCTACCGCGGGGCGCGCGAGCCGACGCGCGACTGGCTCAACTTCGCCCTCTACGTGACGTTCTTCCCCCAACTTGTCGCCGGGCCGATCGTGCGCTCGGGCCAGTTCCTGCCCCAGGTCGAGCGGCACCAAAGATTCCAGTGGCCCGCGTTCAGCATGGGATGCAATCTCATCCTGATGGGCCTGATTAAGAAGATGCTACTGGCGGACAATCTGGCGGTGTTCATCAACCGGGTATGGGCCGATCCCGCTGGGGCGAGCATGAGCGAGGCGTGGTTTGCGCACTGGGGCTTCATAATGCAGATGTACTTCGATTTCTCCGGCTACACCGACATTGCCCGTGGGCTCGGGTATCTGTTCGGGTACCGCTTGCCGCTCAATTTCACCTTGCCCCTGCTCGCGACAGGAATCCGGGACTTGTGGCAGCGCTGGCACATCACCTTGTCCTCATGGGCGCGCGACTACATCTACCTTCCCCTGGGCGGCTCCCGTCGGGGAGCAGCCCGGGCCGATCTGAACTTGTTCGTCACGTGGTCTCTCATCGGCCTCTGGCACGGGGCGAGCTGGACCTTCGTGCTGTTCGGGATGATGAACGGCGTCTATCTCGTGTTGGAGCGCAGGATCTTCGGGCGCCGGCGGCTGACGGACCTCACGGGCTGGCGGCGGGTGATCGCGGTGCTTGTCACCTTCGAACTTTTGTCGCTGAGCGGGATTCCGTTCCGAGCGCAAGGCATGGCGGACGTCTTTACTATGCTGAGGCACATGTTCGTGCCAGGCGCGGCGCCCGCCACAGCGGCTCCTTGGGGCGTGCATATGTGGGGGACTTTCCTGGTGGCCGTCATCGGTCACGGCCTCGCCTTCTCGCGCAGATGGGACCCGACGCTACGGGGTTATCCCCCCTGGGTCGTGCCATTACTCTACGGGGCCGCGGCGGCAGGGATCATGCTGTACGGTGCAACTGGGAATGAGTTCGTCTATTTCCAGTTCTAG
- a CDS encoding aldolase codes for ANEQRFVIIQIEDPEPLDELEAIAELEGIDVIFFGPGDFSHSIGAPGQWDHPRIAETRRRIAEACARTGKVAGTVGAPENLAELVGMGYRFINLGADVVGLSQYCKGLAAEYEKLKR; via the coding sequence AAGCGAACGAGCAGCGTTTCGTGATCATCCAGATCGAGGACCCCGAGCCGCTCGATGAACTCGAGGCGATCGCGGAGCTGGAGGGGATTGACGTCATCTTCTTCGGCCCCGGTGATTTCAGCCACAGCATCGGCGCGCCGGGGCAGTGGGATCACCCCAGGATCGCGGAAACCCGCCGACGCATCGCCGAGGCGTGCGCGCGGACCGGCAAGGTTGCCGGGACGGTCGGTGCGCCCGAGAATCTGGCGGAACTGGTCGGCATGGGATATCGTTTCATCAACCTCGGCGCTGACGTAGTCGGTCTCAGCCAGTACTGCAAAGGTCTTGCGGCGGAGTACGAGAAGCTGAAGCGATGA
- a CDS encoding alpha-galactosidase produces the protein MSGAPSKQELSTAERWFEDSFRSPAAAARDHRFPISFDYAGEHALAFLLGAKVEWVEGECAASATCRTLILTEPKTRLELRCEVTTFADFPAVEWVAYFRNAGDGATPVISDIRPLDVAFAAARETPCCLHHALGSQCARDDFAPQETPLPAEAQAHLAACGGRSSDGALPFFNLEMGDHGVIGAIGWTGGWEAWFGRDADGSIRARAGMPRTRVKLLPGEEIRTPRILLLFWDGDRLHGHNMLRRLILAHHTPRPDGGQLTAPISFAVWGENTAAQQIAKARWFKDNRIELDAFWIDAGWYGDGALQGDSTVFNSTWAQRVGDWWPNPNAYPEGLAPIGRALREMGFGFVLWVEAERVFKGTRFTREHPEWLLGPIGDSYLFDLGLPDARLALTDLISSIIEESGVTIYRQDFNMQPAPYWEASDTPDRIGMSEMRHIAGLYAMWDDLLARHPGLMIDNCASGGRRMDLETISRSIPLWRSDVQCWQGFPATAMQGQTHGLALWAPLSTGCCDRPDSYAFRSALGPGMVLSTNAFERDPPPPFPPQWLRDSVAEQRAVRQYFYGDFHPLLSFTLADDAWAAWQFDRPDLGEGMVLALRREHSPFVRMQAVLRGLDAAVRYEVRSRDGGGATTYAGRDLMGAGIAIEIAEQPGSALILYRRLAE, from the coding sequence ATGAGCGGTGCTCCGAGCAAACAGGAGCTGTCCACAGCCGAACGGTGGTTCGAGGATTCCTTCCGGTCGCCCGCAGCGGCGGCGAGAGATCACCGGTTCCCGATATCGTTTGACTATGCCGGCGAGCACGCCCTCGCCTTCCTGCTCGGGGCGAAAGTTGAATGGGTCGAGGGCGAATGCGCGGCGTCCGCGACATGCCGGACGCTCATTCTCACCGAGCCCAAGACGCGGTTGGAACTCCGCTGCGAAGTCACGACCTTTGCCGACTTTCCCGCCGTTGAGTGGGTGGCGTACTTCAGGAACGCCGGCGATGGCGCGACGCCGGTCATCTCGGACATCCGGCCTCTCGATGTCGCTTTCGCGGCCGCGCGGGAGACGCCGTGCTGCCTGCATCATGCTCTCGGCAGTCAGTGCGCGCGGGATGACTTCGCGCCGCAGGAGACACCGCTGCCGGCCGAGGCACAGGCGCACCTGGCGGCCTGCGGCGGACGAAGCTCAGACGGCGCGCTGCCATTCTTCAACCTCGAGATGGGCGACCACGGGGTGATAGGCGCCATCGGATGGACCGGTGGCTGGGAGGCCTGGTTCGGGCGCGATGCCGACGGTTCGATCCGCGCCCGCGCCGGGATGCCGCGCACCCGCGTCAAGCTTCTTCCCGGCGAGGAGATACGGACTCCCCGGATCCTGCTTCTGTTCTGGGACGGCGACCGGCTGCACGGCCACAATATGCTGCGGAGGCTCATCCTCGCGCATCACACGCCGCGGCCGGACGGCGGGCAGTTGACCGCGCCGATATCGTTTGCCGTCTGGGGCGAGAACACGGCAGCCCAGCAGATCGCCAAGGCGCGGTGGTTCAAGGACAATCGGATCGAGTTGGACGCGTTCTGGATTGACGCCGGGTGGTACGGCGACGGAGCACTGCAGGGGGACTCGACCGTTTTCAACAGCACCTGGGCGCAGCGCGTGGGCGACTGGTGGCCGAACCCGAACGCGTACCCCGAGGGGCTGGCGCCAATCGGCCGCGCGCTGCGCGAGATGGGATTCGGCTTCGTGCTGTGGGTTGAAGCGGAGCGCGTGTTCAAGGGCACTCGCTTTACCCGCGAGCATCCGGAGTGGCTGCTGGGGCCGATCGGTGACAGCTACCTGTTTGACCTGGGCCTGCCCGATGCGCGCCTGGCGCTGACCGATCTCATTTCCTCGATCATCGAGGAGAGCGGCGTCACGATCTACCGCCAAGATTTCAACATGCAGCCGGCGCCGTACTGGGAGGCGTCGGACACTCCCGACCGCATCGGCATGAGCGAGATGCGCCACATCGCGGGGCTCTACGCGATGTGGGACGATCTGCTGGCGCGCCATCCCGGCCTGATGATTGACAACTGTGCGAGCGGCGGCCGGCGTATGGATCTCGAGACGATCTCGCGCAGCATTCCGCTGTGGCGCAGCGATGTGCAGTGCTGGCAGGGCTTCCCGGCGACGGCGATGCAAGGGCAGACGCACGGGCTTGCGCTGTGGGCGCCGCTGAGCACGGGCTGCTGCGACCGGCCCGATTCATATGCGTTCCGCAGCGCCCTCGGGCCGGGGATGGTGCTGAGTACGAACGCGTTCGAGCGCGACCCGCCCCCGCCGTTTCCGCCGCAATGGCTGCGCGACAGCGTGGCCGAGCAACGCGCAGTGCGGCAGTACTTCTACGGTGATTTCCATCCGCTGCTGTCGTTCACGCTGGCGGATGATGCGTGGGCGGCCTGGCAGTTCGACCGGCCGGACCTCGGTGAGGGCATGGTGTTGGCGCTGCGGCGCGAGCACAGCCCATTCGTACGGATGCAGGCAGTGCTGCGCGGTCTCGATGCGGCGGTGCGCTACGAGGTCCGATCGCGCGACGGCGGCGGCGCGACGACGTACGCCGGCCGCGACCTTATGGGAGCCGGTATCGCAATTGAGATTGCCGAGCAGCCGGGGTCGGCGCTGATTCTGTACAGGCGACTTGCGGAATGA
- a CDS encoding SDR family oxidoreductase: MGILERFSLDGRVALVTGGAGLYGRQIVAALAEAGARTFVASRNLAALETLAAEHRAAGRDVTALQYDQGEEASILALRDDVLRHSDRFDVLVNNAVLRPMKQGYRDDAATFAESMQVNATGLFVITRAFGDVMAEQGSGAVINIGSIHGMIAPDPAIYEGTEMSGWYPDYFFHKSGMINFTRFMASYYGARGVRCNCVSPGGLWTAKMPETFVRQYSERTFLGRLANETDLMGVIVFLSSDASAYITGANIPVEGGYTAK, from the coding sequence GTGGGCATACTTGAGCGATTCTCCCTGGACGGTAGGGTGGCGCTGGTGACTGGCGGAGCGGGCCTCTACGGGAGGCAGATCGTGGCCGCGCTGGCGGAGGCGGGTGCACGGACCTTCGTCGCGTCGCGCAATCTCGCGGCGCTGGAGACCCTCGCGGCGGAGCACCGCGCGGCCGGCCGCGACGTCACGGCCCTGCAATACGATCAGGGCGAGGAGGCATCCATCCTCGCCCTGCGCGACGACGTCCTGCGCCACAGCGATCGCTTCGACGTCCTGGTCAACAACGCGGTGCTGCGGCCGATGAAGCAGGGCTACCGCGACGACGCCGCGACCTTTGCCGAGAGCATGCAGGTCAATGCCACCGGCCTGTTCGTCATCACTCGCGCGTTCGGCGACGTCATGGCGGAGCAAGGAAGCGGAGCCGTCATTAACATCGGGTCCATCCACGGCATGATCGCGCCCGACCCGGCGATTTACGAGGGGACGGAGATGAGCGGCTGGTACCCCGACTACTTCTTTCACAAGAGCGGGATGATCAACTTCACGAGATTCATGGCCAGCTACTACGGGGCGCGCGGTGTGCGGTGCAACTGCGTGAGCCCCGGCGGTCTGTGGACGGCGAAGATGCCCGAGACGTTCGTGCGCCAGTACAGCGAGCGCACGTTCCTCGGGCGACTGGCCAACGAGACCGACCTCATGGGCGTCATCGTGTTCCTCTCATCGGACGCGTCGGCATACATCACCGGCGCCAACATTCCGGTGGAAGGCGGATACACCGCGAAGTAG